From a single Oceanobacillus kimchii X50 genomic region:
- a CDS encoding NAD(P)H-dependent oxidoreductase: MTEKAKKKQEILDAFQFRHATKEYDNSKKITDEDFNFILETGRLSPSSFGFEPWKFLIVQSSDFREKLMKLASGAEQKLSGASHFVIILARVDVQYDSEYVANHLKTVQQMPDEVTNMILKGLKLFQENFWQLTNDRSLFDWSSKQTYIALANMMTAAAQIGIDSTPIEGFIYKDVYNLLESEGLLEEGRYKPSVMAAFGYRKKEPNRLKARKSLNEIVEWL; this comes from the coding sequence ATGACTGAAAAGGCTAAAAAGAAGCAAGAAATTCTCGATGCTTTCCAATTTAGACATGCTACAAAAGAATACGATAATAGCAAGAAGATTACAGACGAAGATTTTAATTTTATATTAGAAACGGGTAGATTATCACCGAGCTCATTCGGTTTTGAGCCTTGGAAATTTTTAATCGTGCAAAGTTCTGATTTTAGAGAGAAATTAATGAAACTAGCTTCAGGAGCAGAGCAAAAACTTAGTGGAGCAAGTCATTTTGTGATTATACTTGCTCGAGTAGATGTTCAATATGATTCAGAATATGTGGCTAATCATCTAAAAACTGTTCAACAAATGCCTGATGAAGTTACAAATATGATCTTAAAAGGGTTAAAACTATTTCAAGAAAACTTTTGGCAATTAACTAATGATCGTAGTTTATTTGATTGGTCCTCAAAGCAAACATATATCGCATTAGCGAATATGATGACAGCTGCTGCTCAAATTGGCATTGATTCTACACCAATAGAAGGATTTATATATAAGGATGTATATAACCTGCTTGAAAGTGAAGGCTTATTAGAAGAAGGACGATATAAGCCTTCCGTAATGGCGGCTTTTGGATATCGGAAGAAAGAACCGAACAGACTTAAAGCAAGAAAAAGTTTAAATGAAATTGTGGAATGGTTGTAG